The DNA sequence CTGGGCTATACCGCCTTCAAAATGATAGACTTCTTTTGTACCGTTTCTTTCATCATTGAATTTTATGGTGATAAAAGGATTCAGATAGGCAAGTTCTTTGAATCTTTTTGCCAGGTATTCGTATTCAAAGGTTATTGTTTCTGTAAAGATACTCGGATCTGCTGCAAATTCAATAGTTGTACCGGTTTTACGAGTTGTTCCCGTAACTTCAAGAGGTCCCTGGGGAATCCCCATTTTAAAATCCTGTTCATGGATTTTCCCGTCACGGTAAATTGTCATGTGTAAATCAGAAGAGAGGGCATTTACAACAGAAACACCGACTCCGTGCAGTCCTCCGGAAACTTTGTAGGTATCTTTGTCGAATTTACCTCCGGCATGCAGTACTGTTAAAACAACAGTAGCGGCGCTCATATTTTCGGTAGGGTGCATCTCTGTCGGAATTCCGCGACCGTTGTCACTGACTTTACATGTACCGTTTTTAGTGAGTGTTACTGTTATAGTGTCACAATACCCTGCCATTGCTTCATCAATAGAGTTATCAATAACTTCATAGACCAAGTGATGCAGACCGCGGTGTCCGGTATCTCCGATATACATACCGGGACGTTTACGAACAGCTTCCAAGCCTTTAAGAACTTTAATATTACTAGCGCCATATTCTTGTTGCATTTAATACTCCATTGCCGTTTTCGGCATAATTAAAGACATTTTATCTAAAATAATCTTATGATAAGTTTTATAGCTGTGCAGAGGAAGGGAGAACCTACAGTTTAAATAACTATAGGCATAACAACTGTAATAAAATTTTCATCTTTTAAAATAAAAGGAAGGTTTCCTTCATTGAGTCCGATTGTAAATTCTGAAGAGTTTATAGAATTTAAAAAATCAAGTAAATATTTTGAATTGATTGCTATTGAAAAAGGTTCATCAAAACCTGTGTTGTAACTAATTTCTGTTTTTGCTTCAATGTTGTCTTCACTTAAACTTTCAAAACTGATGGTATCATTGAAAAAAGTGAGTTTTACATCTGTAGATATAGTTGTAATTTGTTTGATAGAATTAATCATAATGGCTTTAGGCAAAACCAGATTATAGTTTGTTTCTTTAGGAATGATTCTTGAATATTCAGGGAATTTTCCGTTAATGAGTTTTGTAAAAAAAGTATATTGTTCTGAATGGATAATAAGATTTGTTTCGTCGTAATAGAGCTCGATATTATCAAAAAAGAGTTTTTGGATTTCAACAATTGCTTTTTTTGGAATTATTATAGATAATTCGTTTTCACTTTGGTTGTTAAGAGTAACAACTGCCAATCTTCGTGTATCTGTGGCTGCAAAGTTAATAGAATCTTTTTTTATATCTATGAGAGCACCGTTAAGTTCAAATTTGGGATTGTTGGTATCTATGGCAGGTGTTATTTTTTTTAAAGATTCGATGAGAGTGTGTGATTCGATGGAAATTCTTGGTTTTCCTTCATAAGAAGGAAATTCCGGAAACTCATTATATGAAAAAGTAGGCAGTTTGAAATTAGAGTGTCCCTGTGATATAAGAAGAGTGTCATTTTTTACTTCCAAATTAATATCATCATCTTTTAATATTCTGACAATATCGAGAAATTTTTTACCGTTAGCGGTAATACTGCCTTCGTTTTCAATTTTTAGATTATCAGTTGATACTAAAAAACCTATTTCATAATCAGTTGCCTTTAGTGTTAGTTTTGAGCCGGAAACATTCATATAGACATGTGAAGTTATCTGTGATGTATCTTTTTTTTCCAAAAAAGGTGCAGCATGAATGAGTATATTTTCCAATATAGATTTT is a window from the Sulfurimonas hydrogeniphila genome containing:
- the dnaN gene encoding DNA polymerase III subunit beta — translated: MKITISKSILENILIHAAPFLEKKDTSQITSHVYMNVSGSKLTLKATDYEIGFLVSTDNLKIENEGSITANGKKFLDIVRILKDDDINLEVKNDTLLISQGHSNFKLPTFSYNEFPEFPSYEGKPRISIESHTLIESLKKITPAIDTNNPKFELNGALIDIKKDSINFAATDTRRLAVVTLNNQSENELSIIIPKKAIVEIQKLFFDNIELYYDETNLIIHSEQYTFFTKLINGKFPEYSRIIPKETNYNLVLPKAIMINSIKQITTISTDVKLTFFNDTISFESLSEDNIEAKTEISYNTGFDEPFSIAINSKYLLDFLNSINSSEFTIGLNEGNLPFILKDENFITVVMPIVI